A stretch of the Rhizobium sp. CCGE531 genome encodes the following:
- a CDS encoding cupredoxin domain-containing protein — translation MRALFRILAALAFAWFAIGGPASAAAANREIIIAKMQFGAVPTLHAGDVITWRNDDIFHHTATARDKSFDVDLPPKSERNITVKQAGKVDFYCRFHPVMTGTLDIEP, via the coding sequence ATGCGCGCCCTCTTCCGCATTCTTGCGGCACTGGCATTTGCCTGGTTCGCGATTGGAGGTCCCGCGAGCGCGGCGGCTGCCAATCGCGAAATCATCATCGCCAAGATGCAATTCGGCGCGGTGCCGACATTGCACGCCGGCGACGTGATCACTTGGCGCAATGATGATATATTCCACCATACAGCGACTGCACGCGACAAGAGTTTCGATGTCGATCTTCCGCCGAAATCGGAGCGAAACATCACGGTCAAACAGGCGGGAAAAGTGGATTTCTATTGCCGCTTTCACCCGGTGATGACCGGTACGCTTGATATCGAGCCATAG
- a CDS encoding DUF4142 domain-containing protein, which translates to MFKGLLTATAMALSLATASYAADKPTDPQIAHIAYTAGEIDIAAAKQALKMSKNAEVRDFAKTMQRDHTAVNEQALALLKKLKVKPEDNDTSKSLTSAAKAELAKLAKLHGAAFDKAYADNEVAYHKQVNGALETLLIPSAQNAELKSLLQTGLALFKEHQMHAEHLASMIK; encoded by the coding sequence ATGTTCAAGGGACTTCTCACGGCAACGGCGATGGCGCTGTCGCTTGCGACTGCATCATACGCCGCCGACAAGCCGACCGATCCGCAGATCGCCCATATCGCCTATACGGCCGGCGAGATCGACATTGCCGCGGCCAAGCAGGCTTTGAAAATGAGCAAGAACGCAGAGGTTCGAGACTTCGCCAAGACCATGCAGCGCGACCACACGGCCGTGAACGAACAGGCGCTCGCCCTGCTCAAGAAGCTGAAGGTCAAGCCCGAAGACAACGACACCAGCAAGTCGCTGACCTCTGCCGCCAAGGCAGAATTGGCAAAGCTCGCCAAGCTTCATGGCGCAGCCTTCGACAAGGCCTATGCCGATAACGAAGTGGCATATCATAAGCAGGTGAATGGTGCGCTTGAGACGCTACTGATTCCATCGGCTCAGAATGCCGAACTGAAATCGCTGCTGCAGACGGGCCTGGCGCTCTTCAAGGAGCACCAGATGCACGCCGAGCACCTTGCATCGATGATTAAGTAG
- a CDS encoding acyltransferase family protein produces MNLVLRRSSSPAPVHGYGPNSLTYRRDIDGLRALAILPVVLYHAGIPGFSGGFVGVDVFFVISGFLMASLISNEIAGGEFSLVRFYERRIRRIFPALFAVLAASFIAAWWLLMPAEFAYFARSLKAAALFTSNIQFEKESGYFDIGAQMKPLLHTWSLAVEEQFYILFPLLLIVVTRFARRHATLILAGLLVVSFAASAWTLFHSQAEAFYLLQFRAWELLLGALLALGVLPMPKRPEMRAGLAAAGVLFIAIAIFGFSDKTLFPGPAALLPCLGAALIIHARDEWGPASRLLRSKPMVFVGLISYSLYLWHWPIIVFSREMTGRELSLPQGGMIVAASLAAAIISWRFIEQPFRGRGSLVKRVPLLAGAVTVVIAAAGVGDYVAHHGGLPDRLSADVRKVYASTYDQSRFSLPPCFADSDTTGPSEADIRAGKLCPLGPEGKPSFLVWGDSHSGAMAPAIDAAATQVGITGLFAGHASCPPLPGVQLSARGDTERCGKFNGAVRDLIVSQHVPLVFLVAYWPKYVHDAEMPNEGPYFDPSVLPPLKDRSASIVQTLDDLLADLTRQGTRVVLISDVPEMGRYMPEAVAKAMIQGTSTDLAPPLQYIEKRQALPHTILSRLAAKYGATIIDPLPSICSNGRCDAVRSGLPLYKDADHLAATFATTLSPLYVPALSELRRSVLGASDFID; encoded by the coding sequence TTGAATCTTGTTCTTAGGCGCTCGTCTTCTCCAGCGCCTGTCCATGGATATGGACCCAACAGCCTCACCTATCGCCGCGATATCGACGGCCTGCGAGCTCTAGCGATCCTTCCGGTCGTCCTCTATCACGCGGGCATTCCCGGGTTCAGTGGCGGTTTTGTTGGCGTCGACGTATTTTTCGTCATCTCGGGCTTCCTGATGGCGTCGCTGATTTCGAACGAGATCGCTGGAGGCGAATTCAGTCTGGTGCGGTTCTATGAGCGCCGCATCCGTCGGATTTTCCCCGCGCTGTTTGCGGTCCTGGCTGCCTCTTTCATAGCGGCGTGGTGGCTGCTGATGCCGGCCGAGTTCGCCTATTTCGCGCGCAGCCTGAAGGCGGCGGCCCTCTTCACATCGAATATCCAGTTCGAGAAGGAAAGCGGTTACTTCGACATCGGCGCGCAGATGAAGCCGCTGCTGCACACCTGGTCGCTCGCCGTCGAAGAGCAGTTTTACATTCTTTTCCCGCTGCTGCTGATCGTCGTCACCCGGTTTGCCCGGCGGCATGCCACGCTGATTTTGGCGGGATTGCTGGTCGTTTCCTTTGCGGCGAGCGCTTGGACGTTGTTCCACTCTCAGGCTGAGGCATTCTATCTGCTTCAGTTTCGCGCTTGGGAGCTCCTTCTTGGAGCGCTGCTGGCCCTCGGTGTCCTACCGATGCCGAAACGGCCCGAGATGCGGGCGGGATTGGCCGCTGCGGGCGTCCTTTTCATCGCCATTGCCATATTCGGCTTCAGCGACAAGACCCTGTTTCCCGGTCCGGCGGCACTGCTACCCTGTCTTGGCGCAGCGCTCATCATCCATGCGCGCGACGAATGGGGACCGGCGAGCCGCCTTCTGCGATCCAAGCCGATGGTCTTTGTAGGGCTGATCTCCTATTCCCTTTATCTGTGGCACTGGCCGATCATCGTTTTCAGCCGCGAGATGACCGGACGGGAGCTTTCCCTGCCGCAAGGTGGTATGATCGTTGCGGCGTCGCTTGCCGCCGCCATCATCTCATGGCGCTTCATCGAACAGCCGTTTCGCGGGCGCGGCAGCCTTGTGAAGCGCGTGCCGCTCCTTGCCGGAGCGGTGACGGTCGTCATCGCTGCTGCCGGGGTCGGAGACTATGTCGCGCATCATGGCGGCCTGCCGGATCGGCTGTCGGCGGATGTGCGGAAGGTCTATGCTTCCACCTATGATCAGAGCCGTTTCAGCCTGCCGCCGTGTTTCGCCGATTCCGATACGACAGGCCCGTCCGAGGCAGATATCCGTGCTGGCAAGCTTTGTCCGCTTGGCCCAGAAGGCAAGCCGTCCTTTCTTGTATGGGGGGACTCCCATTCCGGGGCCATGGCTCCAGCCATCGATGCCGCAGCGACCCAAGTCGGTATCACCGGCCTGTTCGCGGGGCATGCGTCGTGTCCGCCGTTGCCGGGAGTTCAGCTCTCGGCGCGCGGCGATACCGAGCGCTGCGGCAAGTTCAATGGGGCGGTGCGTGACCTGATTGTGTCGCAACACGTTCCGCTGGTCTTCCTGGTCGCCTATTGGCCCAAATATGTTCATGACGCCGAAATGCCGAACGAGGGTCCTTATTTCGATCCATCGGTGCTGCCGCCGCTGAAGGATCGATCCGCTTCGATCGTTCAAACGCTGGATGATCTCCTGGCTGATTTGACCAGGCAGGGAACCAGGGTCGTGCTGATTTCGGATGTTCCCGAGATGGGGCGCTATATGCCGGAGGCTGTCGCCAAGGCGATGATACAAGGCACATCGACGGATCTCGCGCCGCCATTGCAGTATATCGAGAAACGGCAGGCGCTCCCGCACACGATCCTGAGCCGTCTTGCCGCAAAATACGGCGCGACGATCATCGATCCGCTGCCTTCCATCTGCAGCAACGGCCGTTGCGATGCCGTTCGGAGCGGCCTGCCACTATATAAGGACGCCGACCACCTTGCAGCGACTTTCGCAACGACCCTAAGTCCGCTCTACGTTCCAGCTCTGTCCGAGCTTCGCCGATCGGTTTTGGGGGCTTCTGACTTCATTGATTGA
- a CDS encoding cation transporter, with protein sequence MMISLMGEGLKRTVICVALLNLGYFGVEFLVALSIGSVSLLADSVDFLEDASVNLLIAIALGWSVRNRARLGMALAGILLVPGLATVWTAWQKFMTPVAPDPLPLTLTGLGALVVNLSCAVMLTRYRHHGGSLTRAAFLSARNDALANIAIIAAGLVTAFVWRSAWPDLIIGLAIAAMNADAAREVWSAARNEHQTAQP encoded by the coding sequence ATGATGATCTCGCTTATGGGAGAAGGCCTGAAGCGCACCGTCATCTGTGTGGCACTTCTCAATCTCGGCTATTTCGGCGTCGAATTCCTGGTGGCACTGTCGATCGGCTCAGTCTCTCTATTGGCCGACAGTGTCGACTTTCTCGAAGACGCCTCCGTCAATCTGCTGATCGCCATCGCGCTCGGCTGGAGCGTCCGCAATCGTGCCCGCCTCGGCATGGCGCTTGCCGGCATATTGCTGGTTCCGGGGCTCGCTACTGTGTGGACTGCCTGGCAGAAGTTCATGACCCCCGTCGCACCCGATCCGCTGCCGCTGACATTGACGGGCCTGGGCGCGCTCGTCGTCAATCTTTCCTGCGCGGTGATGCTCACCCGCTACCGTCACCATGGCGGCAGCCTGACGCGCGCGGCGTTTCTGTCCGCCCGCAATGATGCTCTTGCAAACATCGCCATCATTGCCGCAGGCCTTGTGACCGCCTTTGTCTGGCGTTCCGCCTGGCCTGACCTCATCATCGGGCTGGCGATCGCCGCGATGAATGCCGATGCCGCACGCGAGGTGTGGAGTGCTGCACGCAACGAGCACCAAACCGCCCAGCCGTAG
- a CDS encoding NIPSNAP family protein: MIHEMRIYTCLPGKLPALQERFETATLAIWDRLGIRPLGFWTTMIGPSSYDLIYFLEWQSLEERERKWAEFLADPAWKEARAKSEAPGQIVANIASSILQPTGFFRPFTSVEADG, translated from the coding sequence ATGATCCATGAAATGCGCATCTATACTTGCTTGCCCGGCAAGCTGCCAGCACTGCAGGAGCGTTTCGAAACGGCGACGCTGGCGATCTGGGACCGGCTCGGCATCCGCCCCCTCGGTTTCTGGACGACGATGATCGGGCCTTCCAGCTACGACCTCATCTATTTCCTCGAATGGCAATCGCTGGAGGAGCGCGAGCGGAAATGGGCGGAATTCCTGGCTGATCCGGCCTGGAAGGAGGCTAGGGCAAAGAGCGAGGCGCCGGGCCAGATCGTTGCCAATATCGCCAGTTCGATCCTGCAGCCGACTGGATTCTTTCGACCCTTTACTTCCGTCGAGGCCGATGGTTGA
- a CDS encoding NAD(P)H-dependent oxidoreductase, with translation MNVLIVFAHPEPKSLSASLRDVAIRELEAAGHTVQVSNLYAMRWKSEVDRADFPSLAPDERLLPVAASKHAFDGDTLTNDVKAEIEKLLWADALILQFPLWWFTMPAILKGWVDRVFAYGFAYGVGEHSDKRWGDRYGEGTLVGKRAMLMVTAGGWEEHYSPRGINGAIDDLLFPINHGILYYPGYDVLPPFVTYSTDRFNETLFEAAAESLRDRLRTLETTRPIPYRRQNGGDYHIPTMQLRAELGDPGASAFALHLEDVADAGPGFQHSEALAGWKVR, from the coding sequence ATGAATGTGCTCATCGTCTTCGCCCACCCCGAACCGAAATCCCTTTCGGCATCACTCCGCGATGTCGCCATCCGGGAACTGGAAGCAGCCGGACATACGGTTCAGGTTTCCAACCTCTATGCCATGCGGTGGAAATCCGAAGTCGATCGCGCCGACTTTCCTTCTTTGGCCCCCGACGAACGGCTTCTGCCCGTCGCGGCCTCCAAACATGCTTTCGACGGCGACACGCTGACGAACGATGTCAAGGCAGAGATCGAGAAGCTTCTCTGGGCCGACGCATTAATCCTGCAGTTTCCACTCTGGTGGTTCACGATGCCCGCCATCTTGAAAGGCTGGGTCGATCGCGTGTTCGCCTACGGCTTCGCCTATGGCGTCGGCGAACACAGCGACAAGCGTTGGGGTGATCGCTATGGCGAAGGAACCCTGGTCGGCAAACGTGCCATGTTGATGGTGACCGCAGGCGGCTGGGAGGAACATTATTCGCCGCGCGGTATCAACGGCGCCATCGATGACCTGCTATTCCCGATCAACCACGGCATCCTTTACTATCCGGGCTACGACGTGCTGCCGCCCTTCGTGACCTACAGCACCGATCGCTTCAACGAAACGCTCTTTGAAGCCGCCGCCGAAAGTCTGCGCGACCGGCTGCGAACCCTTGAGACGACGCGTCCTATTCCTTACCGGCGTCAAAATGGCGGGGATTATCACATCCCGACCATGCAACTCCGCGCGGAATTGGGCGATCCGGGAGCATCAGCTTTTGCGCTTCACCTCGAAGATGTCGCGGACGCAGGTCCGGGTTTCCAGCATTCTGAAGCGCTCGCCGGATGGAAGGTTCGCTAG
- a CDS encoding LysR family transcriptional regulator translates to MDRSDITLERIRTFVRVAERGNLSVVARELNVGQSSITRHVRELEEALGVVLLSRTTRRVTLTEEGSRYYADVVQILRLVEQATDEARSARGAHAGTVRLSCTAALGVRHVSRLIFAFQDRHPDIAVDLSLTDERVDLVRDGVDIALRLGPLADSSMKLRAIGQSRRVLVASPAYLARHGRPTTPEELKGHEGVRMSNVAGSEDLVLERAGDKRYIVPFGGRLRVDHGLAAREAFAAARGFGPAHIWLVDDLLADGRLETILPDYTPPAVPLNMLIAPERTSIARVRLLVEFLAEQLQCIPGIMRSRAEN, encoded by the coding sequence ATGGATAGATCAGACATCACGCTCGAACGGATCCGCACCTTTGTTCGCGTCGCCGAGCGCGGGAACCTGTCGGTTGTGGCACGCGAGCTGAATGTCGGCCAGTCGAGCATCACGCGGCATGTGCGCGAGCTTGAGGAAGCCCTAGGCGTGGTATTGCTGAGCCGCACGACCCGCCGCGTCACGCTCACCGAGGAGGGCAGCCGCTACTATGCCGATGTCGTCCAAATCCTGCGTCTTGTGGAACAGGCGACCGATGAGGCGCGAAGCGCGCGGGGCGCCCATGCCGGCACGGTTCGCCTCTCTTGCACGGCGGCGCTCGGCGTCCGGCACGTCAGCCGGTTGATCTTCGCCTTCCAGGACCGCCATCCCGACATCGCGGTCGATCTCAGCCTGACGGACGAGCGCGTCGATCTCGTCCGCGACGGGGTGGATATTGCGCTGCGCCTTGGCCCGCTCGCCGATAGTTCCATGAAGCTGCGAGCAATCGGCCAGAGCCGGCGTGTTCTCGTCGCTTCCCCCGCTTATCTGGCAAGACATGGCCGGCCGACGACGCCCGAGGAACTCAAGGGTCATGAGGGCGTCCGCATGTCGAACGTTGCCGGGAGCGAAGATCTCGTGCTCGAACGGGCGGGGGATAAACGGTACATCGTGCCGTTCGGCGGGCGGCTCCGGGTCGATCACGGGCTTGCCGCGCGCGAAGCCTTTGCGGCAGCTCGCGGCTTTGGTCCGGCCCATATCTGGCTGGTGGACGACCTCCTCGCGGACGGTCGCCTCGAAACAATCCTGCCTGACTACACGCCACCGGCCGTGCCGTTGAACATGCTTATTGCGCCTGAACGGACCAGTATCGCGCGCGTCAGGCTGCTGGTGGAATTTCTGGCTGAACAGCTACAGTGCATTCCTGGAATAATGCGGTCGCGGGCGGAGAATTAG
- a CDS encoding AraC family transcriptional regulator, whose protein sequence is MKVAGEARERADRYVFDIIPESAGPRKASMRGSVISSVRNPGSQTFLAREHAVGIVLAPMRGLRASLGSDRITQYDAPVGCLVVNPAGVDSTLAWQETRTNLVVAIPPDVLSELALQEFDLGNVELQPPAFGTVDPVALGIAQRISVELTGKATPNELYVDSLVTLFSTHLLRTYTSRMKQLPSSKGGLSAKSAQRVQEYLREHFTEKVHVAELAAVAGISPNHFIVRFARTFGMPPHRYLINLRLDMAEQLLAEGEISIAEIAYMAGFSDQSHLATTMKRYRGKTPTELRFTR, encoded by the coding sequence ATGAAAGTTGCGGGTGAAGCCCGCGAGCGGGCCGATCGATACGTATTCGACATAATTCCTGAAAGCGCGGGGCCGAGAAAGGCCTCCATGCGGGGGAGCGTCATAAGCTCCGTTCGCAATCCCGGATCGCAGACCTTCCTTGCCAGGGAGCATGCGGTGGGAATCGTGTTGGCCCCTATGCGTGGCTTGCGAGCCTCTCTCGGCAGCGACCGGATCACGCAGTATGATGCGCCGGTTGGCTGTCTCGTGGTCAATCCCGCCGGTGTGGATAGTACCCTCGCCTGGCAGGAAACCAGGACAAATCTTGTCGTCGCCATTCCTCCGGATGTTCTGTCCGAACTGGCGCTTCAGGAGTTCGATCTTGGCAATGTAGAACTTCAGCCTCCTGCTTTCGGCACCGTCGATCCAGTAGCCCTCGGCATAGCGCAGAGGATTTCCGTCGAGTTAACTGGGAAAGCAACTCCGAATGAACTCTATGTGGATTCATTGGTTACGTTATTCAGCACACATCTGCTTCGCACCTATACAAGCCGCATGAAACAGCTTCCTTCGTCAAAAGGCGGGCTTTCCGCCAAAAGCGCTCAGCGCGTGCAGGAATATCTCCGCGAACATTTTACCGAGAAGGTACATGTCGCGGAGCTTGCTGCCGTCGCCGGCATTTCGCCCAATCACTTCATCGTGAGGTTTGCCAGGACATTCGGCATGCCGCCGCACCGCTACCTTATAAATCTACGCCTGGACATGGCGGAGCAGCTGCTTGCCGAGGGCGAGATCTCCATTGCGGAAATTGCCTACATGGCCGGATTTTCGGATCAAAGCCATTTGGCGACCACCATGAAGAGATATCGCGGAAAAACGCCGACGGAGCTCCGATTCACGCGGTAA